In one window of Rhodanobacter sp. FDAARGOS 1247 DNA:
- the pilB gene encoding type IV-A pilus assembly ATPase PilB — translation MSSQLQPSLTGLSGMARRLVSEGVMAEDVVRKAMADSGQQKAALGTWLLDHGLVDSAELTRVASVEFGMPMMDVASLNPTTMPLDLISEALITKHQALPLFRRGKRLYVGIADPMQSHALDEIKFHSNCMVEPILVERNSLQKVIESLLNNLRNTMPDMGGGDLDELDIEAGDGESESSSGVDATGNDDAPVVKFVNKVLVDAIRRGASDIHFEPFETQYRVRVRMDGILSTVANPPMKMANRISSRIKVMSQLDIAEKRVPQDGRIKLNLSKTRAVDFRVSVLPTLFGEKIVMRILDGSSARIGIEKLGYEPNQQKLYIDAIHKPYGLVLVTGPTGSGKTVSLYTGLNMLNTPERNISTVEDPVEIRVEGINQVQQNVKRGMTFASALRSFLRQDPDVIMVGEIRDLETAEIAIKAAQTGHMVLSTLHTNDAAQTVSRLMNMGIAPYNITSSVTLIIAQRLARRLHDCKKPMDLPPQVLLAAGFSQADIDEGMTIYEAGGCDGCNDGYKGRVGIYQVMPMLEEIQKIILQGGNTMEIAAAAKAAGVNDLRASALLKVKQGLTSLIEIDRVTKE, via the coding sequence ATGTCATCTCAATTGCAACCGTCGCTTACGGGTCTGTCCGGCATGGCGCGCCGGCTGGTGTCCGAAGGCGTGATGGCGGAGGACGTGGTCCGCAAGGCCATGGCGGACAGCGGGCAGCAGAAGGCTGCGCTGGGTACCTGGTTGCTGGATCACGGCTTGGTCGATAGTGCGGAGCTGACGCGGGTGGCGTCGGTCGAGTTCGGCATGCCGATGATGGACGTGGCCTCGTTGAATCCGACCACGATGCCGCTGGACCTGATCAGCGAGGCCTTGATCACCAAGCACCAGGCGCTGCCGCTGTTCCGTCGCGGCAAGCGGCTTTACGTGGGCATCGCCGACCCGATGCAGTCGCATGCGCTGGACGAGATCAAGTTCCACTCCAACTGCATGGTCGAGCCGATCCTGGTGGAGCGCAACTCGCTGCAGAAGGTGATCGAAAGCCTGCTGAACAACCTGCGCAACACCATGCCGGACATGGGCGGCGGCGACCTCGACGAGCTCGATATCGAGGCCGGCGACGGCGAAAGCGAATCGAGCAGCGGCGTCGATGCCACCGGCAACGACGACGCGCCGGTGGTGAAGTTCGTCAACAAGGTGCTGGTCGATGCGATCCGTCGCGGCGCCTCGGACATCCATTTCGAACCGTTCGAGACGCAGTACCGGGTGCGCGTGCGCATGGACGGCATCCTCAGCACGGTGGCCAACCCGCCGATGAAGATGGCCAACCGCATCTCGTCGCGCATCAAAGTGATGTCTCAGCTGGATATCGCCGAAAAGCGCGTGCCGCAGGACGGCCGCATCAAGCTCAACCTGTCCAAGACCCGCGCAGTCGACTTCCGCGTCAGCGTGCTGCCCACGCTGTTCGGCGAGAAGATCGTGATGCGTATCCTGGACGGCTCCTCGGCCAGGATCGGCATCGAGAAGCTGGGCTACGAGCCGAATCAGCAGAAGCTCTACATCGACGCCATCCACAAGCCGTACGGCCTGGTGCTGGTCACCGGCCCCACCGGCTCGGGCAAGACGGTGTCGCTGTACACCGGCCTGAACATGCTCAACACGCCCGAACGCAACATTTCCACCGTGGAAGACCCGGTGGAAATCCGCGTGGAAGGCATCAACCAGGTGCAGCAGAACGTCAAGCGCGGCATGACCTTCGCCAGCGCCCTGCGCTCGTTCCTGCGCCAGGATCCGGACGTGATCATGGTCGGCGAAATCCGCGACCTGGAAACCGCCGAAATCGCGATCAAGGCCGCGCAGACCGGCCACATGGTGCTGTCCACCCTGCACACCAACGACGCGGCGCAGACGGTTTCGCGCCTGATGAACATGGGCATCGCCCCGTACAACATCACCTCGTCGGTCACCCTGATCATCGCCCAGCGCTTGGCGCGGCGCCTGCATGATTGCAAGAAGCCGATGGATCTGCCGCCGCAGGTGCTTCTGGCGGCCGGCTTCAGCCAGGCCGATATCGACGAGGGGATGACGATCTACGAGGCCGGCGGCTGCGACGGCTGCAATGACGGCTACAAGGGCCGCGTGGGCATTTACCAGGTGATGCCGATGCTGGAGGAGATCCAGAAGATCATCCTGCAGGGCGGCAACACCATGGAGATCGCGGCGGCGGCCAAGGCCGCCGGGGTGAACGACCTGCGCGCTTCGGCCCTGCTGAAGGTGAAGCAGGGTCTGACCAGCCTGATCGAGATCGACCGCGTGACCAAGGAATAA